Proteins encoded together in one Musa acuminata AAA Group cultivar baxijiao chromosome BXJ3-6, Cavendish_Baxijiao_AAA, whole genome shotgun sequence window:
- the LOC135641640 gene encoding zinc transporter 7-like, which yields MTTSRKVAASPITPSLLSSRAVSIETQSRDERVERSNAMSLFEDLEPWYFLNRFRDHLHAFSVSASMSTASCAGEAADECRDDAAALTLKLVAIVAILVAGVVGVAIPLAGRKRRLLRTDGGVFICAKAFAAGVILATGFVHMLHDAQSALTSPCLPISPWRRFPFPGFVAMAAALGTLVLDFAATQFYERKHREEAAGVKAAAAAAVAPTSADEEEFGITVVVSVAPDADVGSEKDPMHIVGMHAHAAAHRHSHARDHGHGHAHAHAHEEGDHVRHVVVSQILELGIVSHSVIIGLSLGVSRSPCTIRPLVAALSFHQFFEGFALGGCISQAQFNHLAAALMACFFAITTPAGIAAGAGVASSFNANSPRALVVEGLLDSVSAGILIYMALVDLIAADFLGRRMSSSVKLQVASYAALFVGAGSMSILAIWA from the exons ATGACGACATCTCGTAAAGTTGCAGCATCCCCAATAACACCCTCTTTACTCTCTTCTAGAGCTGTGTCTATCGAAACCCAAAGCCGAGACGAGCGGGTAGAGCGATCCAACGCAATGTCACTGTTCGAG GATCTCGAGCCTTGGTATTTCCTCAATCGATTCCGCGACCATTTGCACGCCTTCTCCG TATCGGCGTCGATGTCGACGGCGAGCTGCGCTGGGGAGGCGGCTGACGAGTGCCGGGACGACGCGGCAGCGCTGACGCTGAAATTGGTGGCGATCGTGGCGATCCTTGTGGCGGGGGTGGTGGGTGTGGCCATCCCCCTGGCGGGCCGGAAGCGGCGGCTGCTGCGGACCGACGGGGGCGTGTTTATTTGCGCCAAGGCGTTCGCTGCCGGCGTCATCCTCGCCACGGGGTTCGTGCACATGCTCCACGACGCCCAGTCCGCGCTCACCAGCCCATGCCTCCCGATCTCGCCTTGGCGGCGCTTCCCCTTCCCGGGCTTCGTCGCTATGGCGGCGGCGCTCGGCACGCTGGTGTTGGACTTCGCGGCCACCCAGTTCTACGAGCGGAAGCACCGGGAAGAGGCGGCGGGCGTGAAGGCTGCCGCAGCGGCAGCTGTGGCACCTACGTCGGCAGACGAAGAGGAGTTCGGAATCACGGTCGTCGTCTCTGTCGCTCCGGACGCCGACGTGGGTAGCGAGAAAGATCCGATGCACATCGTCGGAATGCACGCTCATGCGGCGGCGCACCGCCACAGCCACGCGCGTGACCATGGCCACGGGCACGCGCATGCACACGCCCACGAAGAGGGAGACCACGTGCGGCACGTGGTCGTATCACAG ATTCTGGAGCTTGGAATCGTCTCCCACTCTGTGATCATTGGCCTCTCGCTGGGTGTTTCCCGGAGCCCCTGCACCATAAGGCCACTGGTAGCGGCCCTCTCCTTCCACCAGTTCTTCGAAGGCTTTGCTTTGGGCGGATGCATCTCCCAG GCGCAGTTCAACCACCTGGCTGCGGCTCTCATGGCGTGCTTCTTCGCCATCACGACGCCGGCGGGGATCGCGGCGGGGGCCGGCGTCGCGTCGTCCTTCAACGCCAACAGCCCACGAGCGCTGGTGGTGGAGGGGCTGCTCGACTCGGTGTCGGCGGGCATTCTGATCTACATGGCCTTGGTCGATCTGATAGCCGCCGACTTCCTCGGCCGGAGGATGAGCAGCAGTGTGAAGCTTCAGGTGGCGTCCTACGCCGCCCTCTTCGTCGGCGCCGGATCCATGTCGATCCTTGCGATCTGGGCTTGA
- the LOC135582565 gene encoding probable phospholipid-transporting ATPase 7 isoform X2 yields the protein MARRVRKRDRLRWSLLYTFACARPAVLADDEQTPFLQGPGYSRIVHCNQSQLHGKKPLDYSSNYISTTRYNAITFLPKALFEQFRRVANIYFLLAAIISVTPVSPFNPMSMIAPLAFVVGLSMAKEALEDWRRFYQDMKVNSRKVSVHNGQGQFGYKPWQKIRVGDVVKVEKDRFFPADLLLLSSSYEDGICYVETMNLDGETNLKVKRSLEVTLALEDDEAFRDFTATLRCEDPNPNLYTFVGNLEYERQVYALDPNQVLLRDSKLRNTSYIYGVVIFTGHDSKVMQNATESPSKRSRIEKKMDKIIYILFTVLVLISLVSSIGFAVMTKYDMPNWWFLEPNNTTSLYDPSKPALSGIFHMVTALILYGYLIPISLYVSIEVVKVLQATFINQDVLMYDEEIGKPARARTSNLNEELGQVDTILSDKTGTLTCNQMDFLKCSIAGVSYGVRASEVEIAAAKQLASEASGSPEHHDDTEELGEDNAGFYGTSEIELANGITCMVEKSHKPAIKGFSFEDDRLMHGNWTNEPAASTILMFFRILALCQTAIPEHNKETGGFTYEAESPDEGAFLVAAREFGFEFCKRTQSSVFIREKYSPSEDPVDREFKILNLLEFNSKRKRMSVIVRDEGGQIILLCKGADSIIFDRLSKNGRLYENDTSKHLNEYGEAGLRTLALAYRMLDESEYSAWNTDFLKAKTTIGPDREAQVERVSEMMERDLILVGATAVEDKLQRGVPQCIDKLAQAGLKIWVLTGDKIETAINIGFACSLLRQGMKQISLSITNIDLLTHDANKAAKENLSMQITNAFQMIKLEKDPDAAFALIIDGKTLTYALEDDLKNQFLSLAVDCASVICCRVSPKQKAMVTRLVKEGTGKVTLAVGDGANDVGMIQEADIGVGISGVEGMQAVMASDFSISQFRFLERLLVVHGHWCYKRIALMICYFFYKNIAFGLTIFYFEAYTGFSGQSVYDDWYMLLFNVVLTSLPVISLGVFEQDVSSEVCLQFPALYQQGPRDLFFGWYRIIGWMFNGLSASIIIFLLNIAIFYHGAFCAGGQTADLAAVGTTMFTCIIWAVNVQIALIMSHFTWIQHLFVWGSVVAWYLFLVAYGLSSPTISGNSHQILSEALGPAPVYWSATLLVTAVCNIPYLVHISFQRTFNPLDNHVIHEIKHYKKDVEDQHMWKREKSKARQKTKIGFTARVDAKIRQLRGKLHRKVSSLTIHTVS from the exons ATGGCACGGCGAGTAAGGAAAAGGGATCGGCTCCGCTGGAGCCTGCTTTATACTTTCGCCTGTGCCCGCCCGGCCGTGTTAGCGGATGATGAGCAAACCCCCTTCCTCCAAGGTCCCGGTTACTCCCGCATTGTCCACTGCAACCAATCCCAACTCCACGGCAAGAAGCCCCTCGATTACTCAAGCAACTATATCTCCACCACGAGGTACAATGCCATTACCTTCCTCCCCAAGGCGCTATTTGAGCAATTCCGTCGTGTAGCCAATATCTATTTTCTCCTCGCTGCCATCATCTCCGTCACCCCTGTGTCCCCATTCAACCCCATGAGCATGATCGCGCCTCTGGCCTTTGTTGTCGGCCTCAGTATGGCGAAAGAGGCACTGGAAGATTGGCGGAGATTTTATCAGGACATGAAAGTCAACAGCCGGAAGGTTAGCGTCCATAACGGGCAGGGGCAGTTTGGTTACAAACCTTGGCAGAAGATTCGGGTTGGAGATGTTGTGAAGGTCGAGAAAGACCGGTTCTTTCCGGCTGACTTGCTTCTACTTTCGTCAAGCTATGAAGATGGGATATGCTATGTGGAGACTATGAATTTGGATGGTGAGACGAATTTGAAGGTCAAGAGGTCGCTGGAGGTAACATTGGCTTTGGAAGATGATGAGGCTTTCAGGGATTTTACAGCCACCCTAAGATGTGAAGACCCGAATCCTAATCTCTACACTTTTGTGGGTAACCTTGAGTATGAAAGACAAGTCTATGCACTTGATCCAAATCAGGTTCTGCTCAGAGATTCAAAGCTTAGGAACACTAGCTATATATATGGAGTGGTTATCTTCACTGGTCATGACAGCAAAGTTATGCAGAATGCGACAGAATCACCATCCAAGAGAAGCAGAATTGAGAAGAAAATGGATAAGATTATATACATCCTCTTTACTGTTCTCGTACTCATTTCACTGGTTAGCTCCATAGGGTTTGCTGTGATGACAAAATATGATATGCCGAATTGGTGGTTCTTGGAACCAAATAATACAACAAGCTTGTATGATCCTTCAAAGCCAGCGTTATCTGGTATTTTTCATATGGTCACAGCCCTTATTCTTTATGGATACCTAATACCTATTTCACTCTATGTTTCTATTGAAGTCGTCAAAGTCTTGCAAGCGACATTCATCAATCAAGACGTTCTCATGTATGATGAGGAGATAGGAAAACCTGCACGAGCTCGGACTTCAAACTTAAATGAGGAACTTGGGCAAGTCGATACAATTTTGTCGGACAAAACAGGCACTTTAACTTGCAATCAGATGGACTTTCTCAAGTGTTCCATAGCTGGAGTTTCATATGGTGTACGTGCTAGTGAAGTGGAAATTGCTGCTGCAAAGCAGCTGGCGTCGGAGGCCTCTGGTTCTCCTGAGCATCACGATGACACTGAAGAACTTGGGGAGGATAATGCGGGTTTTTATGGGACATCAGAGATTGAGTTGGCAAATGGGATTACTTGCATGGTTGAGAAGTCACATAAGCCTGCCATAAAGGGTTTCAGTTTCGAAGATGACCGCCTAATGCATGGAAACTGGACAAACGAGCCCGCTGCCAGTACCATTCTCATGTTCTTCAGGATACTTGCTTTGTGTCAAACAGCAATTCCTGAGCACAATAAGGAAACTGGTGGTTTCACCTATGAAGcagaatcacccgacgaaggagCATTTCTTGTTGCAGCCAGGGAATTTGGCtttgaattctgtaagaggactcAGTCTAGCGTATTCATCAGGGAGAAATATTCTCCTTCCGAGGACCCTGTGGACAG GGAGTTCAAGATCCTCAATCTGTTGGAATTCAACAGCAAAAGGAAGAGAATGTCAGTAATTGTGCGTGATGAGGGTGGGCAGATCATTCTTCTTTGCAAAGGTGCTGACAG CATCATCTTTGATAGACTGTCAAAAAATGGAAGACTGTACGAGAATGATACAAGCAAGCATCTGAATGAATATGGCGAAGCAGGCTTGCGGACATTAGCACTGGCATATAGGATGCTTGATGAATCTGAGTATTCTGCTTGGAACACCGATTTTCTAAAAGCAAAAACTACAATTGGACCAGATAGGGAAGCTCAAGTTGAGCGAGTCTCTGAGATGATGGAAAGGGATTTGATTCTTGTTGGTGCCACTGCTGTGGAAGACAAATTACAGAGAGGA GTTCCACAGTGTATAGACAAATTAGCGCAAGCTGGTCTCAAGATCTGGGTTCTGACGGGTGATAAGATTGAAACTGCAATAAATATAGG ATTTGCTTGCAGTTTACTTAGGCAAGGCATGAAACAAATATCTTTATCCATCACAAACATTGACCTACTGACACATGATGCAAACAAG GCAGCAAAAGAGAACCTTTCGATGCAAATAACAAATGCCTTCCAAATGATCAAGCTGGAGAAGGACCCAGATGCAGCCTTTGCTTTAATAATTGATGGGAAAACCCTAACATATGCTCTGGAGGATGATTTAAAGAATCAGTTTTTGAGTCTAGCAGTTGATTGTGCTTCTGTCATATGTTGCCGTGTCTCCCCAAAGCAGAAAGCAATG GTGACTAGATTGGTAAAAGAAGGTACAGGAAAAGTTACATTAGCTGTAGGTGATGGTGCAAATGATGTAGGCATGATTCAGGAAGCTGATATTGGTGTCGGCATTAGTGGTGTAGAAGGGATGCAG GCTGTGATGGCTAGTGATTTCTCCATTTCCCAGTTCAGATTCCTTGAACGGCTTCTTGTTGTACATGGCCACTGGTGCTATAAGAGGATAGCACTTATG ATTTGTTACTTCTTCTATAAAAACATCGCATTCGGGCTGACAATATTCTACTTCGAGGCATATACTGGCTTCTCAGGGCAGTCAGTGTATGACGACTGGTATATGCTACTATTTAATGTTGTGCTGACCTCATTGCCAGTCATATCATTAGGAGTCTTTGAGCAAGATGTTTCTTCTGAAGTATGCTTGCAG TTTCCAGCACTGTATCAACAAGGGCCAAGGGACCTGTTCTTCGGTTGGTACAGGATTATCGGTTGGATGTTTAATGGTCTCTCTGCGTCCATCATCATATTTCTCCTCAACATCGCAATCTTCTACCACGGAGCATTCTGTGCCGGTGGTCAGACCGCTGATTTAGCTGCCGTCGGCACCACCATGTTCACCTGCATTATCTGGGCTGTCAATGTGCAAATTGCCCTTATCATGAGCCACTTCACATGGATCCAGCATCTCTTTGTGTGGGGCAGTGTTGTCGCGTGGTATCTCTTCTTGGTTGCCTATGGATTGTCTTCACCAACAATCTCCGGGAATTCCCACCAAATACTCTCGGAAGCCCTCGGACCAGCACCCGTTTACTGGTCTGCCACACTTCTGGTTACTGCAGTCTGCAACATTCCATATCTGGTTCACATCTCCTTCCAGAGAACCTTCAATCCACTGGACAACCATGTGATCCACGAAATCAAACACTACAAGAAGGATGTCGAAGACCAGCATATGTGGAAGAGAGAGAAGTCCAAGGCAAGGCAGAAAACCAAGATTGGTTTCACTGCAAGGGTGGATGCCAAGATCAGGCAGCTCCGAGGAAAGTTACACAGGAAAGTCTCATCACTGACCATTCATACTGTATCCTAA
- the LOC135582565 gene encoding probable phospholipid-transporting ATPase 7 isoform X1, with amino-acid sequence MARRVRKRDRLRWSLLYTFACARPAVLADDEQTPFLQGPGYSRIVHCNQSQLHGKKPLDYSSNYISTTRYNAITFLPKALFEQFRRVANIYFLLAAIISVTPVSPFNPMSMIAPLAFVVGLSMAKEALEDWRRFYQDMKVNSRKVSVHNGQGQFGYKPWQKIRVGDVVKVEKDRFFPADLLLLSSSYEDGICYVETMNLDGETNLKVKRSLEVTLALEDDEAFRDFTATLRCEDPNPNLYTFVGNLEYERQVYALDPNQVLLRDSKLRNTSYIYGVVIFTGHDSKVMQNATESPSKRSRIEKKMDKIIYILFTVLVLISLVSSIGFAVMTKYDMPNWWFLEPNNTTSLYDPSKPALSGIFHMVTALILYGYLIPISLYVSIEVVKVLQATFINQDVLMYDEEIGKPARARTSNLNEELGQVDTILSDKTGTLTCNQMDFLKCSIAGVSYGVRASEVEIAAAKQLASEASGSPEHHDDTEELGEDNAGFYGTSEIELANGITCMVEKSHKPAIKGFSFEDDRLMHGNWTNEPAASTILMFFRILALCQTAIPEHNKETGGFTYEAESPDEGAFLVAAREFGFEFCKRTQSSVFIREKYSPSEDPVDREFKILNLLEFNSKRKRMSVIVRDEGGQIILLCKGADSIIFDRLSKNGRLYENDTSKHLNEYGEAGLRTLALAYRMLDESEYSAWNTDFLKAKTTIGPDREAQVERVSEMMERDLILVGATAVEDKLQRGVPQCIDKLAQAGLKIWVLTGDKIETAINIGFACSLLRQGMKQISLSITNIDLLTHDANKGVRLHLMTDQAAKENLSMQITNAFQMIKLEKDPDAAFALIIDGKTLTYALEDDLKNQFLSLAVDCASVICCRVSPKQKAMVTRLVKEGTGKVTLAVGDGANDVGMIQEADIGVGISGVEGMQAVMASDFSISQFRFLERLLVVHGHWCYKRIALMICYFFYKNIAFGLTIFYFEAYTGFSGQSVYDDWYMLLFNVVLTSLPVISLGVFEQDVSSEVCLQFPALYQQGPRDLFFGWYRIIGWMFNGLSASIIIFLLNIAIFYHGAFCAGGQTADLAAVGTTMFTCIIWAVNVQIALIMSHFTWIQHLFVWGSVVAWYLFLVAYGLSSPTISGNSHQILSEALGPAPVYWSATLLVTAVCNIPYLVHISFQRTFNPLDNHVIHEIKHYKKDVEDQHMWKREKSKARQKTKIGFTARVDAKIRQLRGKLHRKVSSLTIHTVS; translated from the exons ATGGCACGGCGAGTAAGGAAAAGGGATCGGCTCCGCTGGAGCCTGCTTTATACTTTCGCCTGTGCCCGCCCGGCCGTGTTAGCGGATGATGAGCAAACCCCCTTCCTCCAAGGTCCCGGTTACTCCCGCATTGTCCACTGCAACCAATCCCAACTCCACGGCAAGAAGCCCCTCGATTACTCAAGCAACTATATCTCCACCACGAGGTACAATGCCATTACCTTCCTCCCCAAGGCGCTATTTGAGCAATTCCGTCGTGTAGCCAATATCTATTTTCTCCTCGCTGCCATCATCTCCGTCACCCCTGTGTCCCCATTCAACCCCATGAGCATGATCGCGCCTCTGGCCTTTGTTGTCGGCCTCAGTATGGCGAAAGAGGCACTGGAAGATTGGCGGAGATTTTATCAGGACATGAAAGTCAACAGCCGGAAGGTTAGCGTCCATAACGGGCAGGGGCAGTTTGGTTACAAACCTTGGCAGAAGATTCGGGTTGGAGATGTTGTGAAGGTCGAGAAAGACCGGTTCTTTCCGGCTGACTTGCTTCTACTTTCGTCAAGCTATGAAGATGGGATATGCTATGTGGAGACTATGAATTTGGATGGTGAGACGAATTTGAAGGTCAAGAGGTCGCTGGAGGTAACATTGGCTTTGGAAGATGATGAGGCTTTCAGGGATTTTACAGCCACCCTAAGATGTGAAGACCCGAATCCTAATCTCTACACTTTTGTGGGTAACCTTGAGTATGAAAGACAAGTCTATGCACTTGATCCAAATCAGGTTCTGCTCAGAGATTCAAAGCTTAGGAACACTAGCTATATATATGGAGTGGTTATCTTCACTGGTCATGACAGCAAAGTTATGCAGAATGCGACAGAATCACCATCCAAGAGAAGCAGAATTGAGAAGAAAATGGATAAGATTATATACATCCTCTTTACTGTTCTCGTACTCATTTCACTGGTTAGCTCCATAGGGTTTGCTGTGATGACAAAATATGATATGCCGAATTGGTGGTTCTTGGAACCAAATAATACAACAAGCTTGTATGATCCTTCAAAGCCAGCGTTATCTGGTATTTTTCATATGGTCACAGCCCTTATTCTTTATGGATACCTAATACCTATTTCACTCTATGTTTCTATTGAAGTCGTCAAAGTCTTGCAAGCGACATTCATCAATCAAGACGTTCTCATGTATGATGAGGAGATAGGAAAACCTGCACGAGCTCGGACTTCAAACTTAAATGAGGAACTTGGGCAAGTCGATACAATTTTGTCGGACAAAACAGGCACTTTAACTTGCAATCAGATGGACTTTCTCAAGTGTTCCATAGCTGGAGTTTCATATGGTGTACGTGCTAGTGAAGTGGAAATTGCTGCTGCAAAGCAGCTGGCGTCGGAGGCCTCTGGTTCTCCTGAGCATCACGATGACACTGAAGAACTTGGGGAGGATAATGCGGGTTTTTATGGGACATCAGAGATTGAGTTGGCAAATGGGATTACTTGCATGGTTGAGAAGTCACATAAGCCTGCCATAAAGGGTTTCAGTTTCGAAGATGACCGCCTAATGCATGGAAACTGGACAAACGAGCCCGCTGCCAGTACCATTCTCATGTTCTTCAGGATACTTGCTTTGTGTCAAACAGCAATTCCTGAGCACAATAAGGAAACTGGTGGTTTCACCTATGAAGcagaatcacccgacgaaggagCATTTCTTGTTGCAGCCAGGGAATTTGGCtttgaattctgtaagaggactcAGTCTAGCGTATTCATCAGGGAGAAATATTCTCCTTCCGAGGACCCTGTGGACAG GGAGTTCAAGATCCTCAATCTGTTGGAATTCAACAGCAAAAGGAAGAGAATGTCAGTAATTGTGCGTGATGAGGGTGGGCAGATCATTCTTCTTTGCAAAGGTGCTGACAG CATCATCTTTGATAGACTGTCAAAAAATGGAAGACTGTACGAGAATGATACAAGCAAGCATCTGAATGAATATGGCGAAGCAGGCTTGCGGACATTAGCACTGGCATATAGGATGCTTGATGAATCTGAGTATTCTGCTTGGAACACCGATTTTCTAAAAGCAAAAACTACAATTGGACCAGATAGGGAAGCTCAAGTTGAGCGAGTCTCTGAGATGATGGAAAGGGATTTGATTCTTGTTGGTGCCACTGCTGTGGAAGACAAATTACAGAGAGGA GTTCCACAGTGTATAGACAAATTAGCGCAAGCTGGTCTCAAGATCTGGGTTCTGACGGGTGATAAGATTGAAACTGCAATAAATATAGG ATTTGCTTGCAGTTTACTTAGGCAAGGCATGAAACAAATATCTTTATCCATCACAAACATTGACCTACTGACACATGATGCAAACAAG GGTGTGCGTTTACATTTGATGACTGATCAGGCAGCAAAAGAGAACCTTTCGATGCAAATAACAAATGCCTTCCAAATGATCAAGCTGGAGAAGGACCCAGATGCAGCCTTTGCTTTAATAATTGATGGGAAAACCCTAACATATGCTCTGGAGGATGATTTAAAGAATCAGTTTTTGAGTCTAGCAGTTGATTGTGCTTCTGTCATATGTTGCCGTGTCTCCCCAAAGCAGAAAGCAATG GTGACTAGATTGGTAAAAGAAGGTACAGGAAAAGTTACATTAGCTGTAGGTGATGGTGCAAATGATGTAGGCATGATTCAGGAAGCTGATATTGGTGTCGGCATTAGTGGTGTAGAAGGGATGCAG GCTGTGATGGCTAGTGATTTCTCCATTTCCCAGTTCAGATTCCTTGAACGGCTTCTTGTTGTACATGGCCACTGGTGCTATAAGAGGATAGCACTTATG ATTTGTTACTTCTTCTATAAAAACATCGCATTCGGGCTGACAATATTCTACTTCGAGGCATATACTGGCTTCTCAGGGCAGTCAGTGTATGACGACTGGTATATGCTACTATTTAATGTTGTGCTGACCTCATTGCCAGTCATATCATTAGGAGTCTTTGAGCAAGATGTTTCTTCTGAAGTATGCTTGCAG TTTCCAGCACTGTATCAACAAGGGCCAAGGGACCTGTTCTTCGGTTGGTACAGGATTATCGGTTGGATGTTTAATGGTCTCTCTGCGTCCATCATCATATTTCTCCTCAACATCGCAATCTTCTACCACGGAGCATTCTGTGCCGGTGGTCAGACCGCTGATTTAGCTGCCGTCGGCACCACCATGTTCACCTGCATTATCTGGGCTGTCAATGTGCAAATTGCCCTTATCATGAGCCACTTCACATGGATCCAGCATCTCTTTGTGTGGGGCAGTGTTGTCGCGTGGTATCTCTTCTTGGTTGCCTATGGATTGTCTTCACCAACAATCTCCGGGAATTCCCACCAAATACTCTCGGAAGCCCTCGGACCAGCACCCGTTTACTGGTCTGCCACACTTCTGGTTACTGCAGTCTGCAACATTCCATATCTGGTTCACATCTCCTTCCAGAGAACCTTCAATCCACTGGACAACCATGTGATCCACGAAATCAAACACTACAAGAAGGATGTCGAAGACCAGCATATGTGGAAGAGAGAGAAGTCCAAGGCAAGGCAGAAAACCAAGATTGGTTTCACTGCAAGGGTGGATGCCAAGATCAGGCAGCTCCGAGGAAAGTTACACAGGAAAGTCTCATCACTGACCATTCATACTGTATCCTAA